In Malaclemys terrapin pileata isolate rMalTer1 chromosome 10, rMalTer1.hap1, whole genome shotgun sequence, the following are encoded in one genomic region:
- the PRPSAP2 gene encoding phosphoribosyl pyrophosphate synthase-associated protein 2, which translates to MFCVASTEIGAIMNITKGGLVLFSANSNSSCTELSRRIADRLGVEMGKVQVYQEPNRETRVQIQESVRGKDVFIIQTVSKDVNTTIMELLIMVYACKTSCAKSIIGVIPYFPYSKQCKMRKRGSIVSKLLASMMCKAGLTHLITMDLHQKEIQGFFNIPVDNLRASPFLLQYIQEEIPDYRNAVIVAKSPASAKRAQSFAERLRLGIAVIHGEAQDAESDLVDGRHSPPTAKSVAAIHPSLEIPMLIPKEKPPITVVGDVGGRIAIIVDDIIDDVDSFLAAAETLKERGAYKIFVMATHGLLSSDAPRLIEESAIDEVVVTNTIPHEIQKLQCPKIKTVDISMILSEAIRRIHNGESMSYLFRNIGLDD; encoded by the exons ATGTTTTGTGTGGCATCAACTGAAATAGGAGCCATCATGAATATAACAAAGGGTGGGCTTGTGCTGTTTTCAGCTAATTCCAATTCATCATGCACGGAACTGTCGAGGAGAATTGCTGA tcGCTTGGGGGTAGAGATGGGCAAAGTTCAGGTTTATCAGGAGCCAAACAGAG AAACAAGGGTGCAGATTCAAGAATCTGTGAGAGGAAAAGATGTCTTTATCATCCAAACAGTTTCAAA GGATGTGAATACTACGATCATGGAACTCCTGATCATGGTGTATGCTTGTAAAACCTCCTGTGCCAAAAGCATTATTGGAGTGATTCCCTACTTCCCATACAGCAAGCAGTGCAAGATGAGGAAAAGGGGCTCCATTGTCTCTAAATTACTGGCTTCGATGATGTGCAAAGCTG GTCTAACTCACCTCATTACAATGGATTTACATCAGAAGGAAATACAGGGGTTCTTTAATATTCCGGTTGATAATTTGAGAGCCTCTCCATTCTTGCTTCAGTACATTCAAGAAGAG ATCCCAGATTACAGGAATGCTGTGATTGTGGCCAAATCACCTGCATCTGCAAAGAG GGCACAGTCATTTGCTGAGCGCTTGAGGCTAGGAATTGCTGTGATTCATGGGGAAGCTCAAGATGCTGAATCTGACCTGGTAGATGGTCGACATTCACCTCCTACAGCCAAAAGTGTAGCTGCTATTCATCCCAGTTTGGAGATACCCA TGCTGATTCCAAAGGAAAAGCCACCAATCACAGTTGTTGGAGATGTAGGAGGAAGAATAGCCATCATTGTG GATGACATTATAGATGATGTTGACAGCTTCCTCGCTGCAGCAGAGACTCTCAAGGAAAGGGGAGCATACAAGATTTTTGTAATGGCGACCCACGGCCTGCTGTCTTCAGATGCTCCCAGGTTGATAGAAGAGTCTGCTATTGATGAA gtTGTTGTAACCAACACGATTCCACATGAAATACAAAAACTCCAGTGTCCCAAAATTAAGACCGTGGATATCAGTATGATCCTCTCAGAAGCCATTCGCAGAATCCATAATGGGGAGTCCATGTCTTACCTTTTCAGAAATATAGGACTAGATGATTAA
- the LOC128844836 gene encoding chemerin-like receptor 1 translates to MVMENVSSSSLFSTSSTTQHENSTVSNYFSGLQRSMHILSMVVYSLACLLGVTGNGLVIWIAGFKMKKTVNAVWFLNLAVADFIFTFFLPFSIAYTALGFHWPFGKLLCKLNSTIAFLNMFASVFLLTVISIDRCISVICPVWSHNHRTPKLASNIALVTWVLAFIISSPYLVFRDTATNSKNVTSCYNNFALSDDYKSEATRRLWRMRHKAMIVTRFLCGFLIPFTVILVCYSIIAVRMKRSHLARSTKPFRIIVAVTVSFFLCYFPYHVFCLLEMSKNSSNQELKMALYIGIPLVSSLAFFNSCINPILYVFVGQDFKEKFRQSILSAFEGAFSEDSILTTLASKRKSRATSEAEIPGV, encoded by the coding sequence ATGGTGATGGAAAACGTCTCTTCCTCTTCGCTGTTCTCAACCAGCTCCACCACTCAGCATGAAAACTCCACTGTGTCCAATTACTTCTCTGGCCTCCAAAGGAGCATGCATATCCTTTCCATGGTGGTCTACAGCCTTGCGTGTCTGCTGGGGGTGACGGGCAATGGCCTTGTCATCTGGATCGCTGGCTTCAAGATGAAGAAGACAGTAAATGCCGTGTGGTTTCTAAACCTGGCTGTTGCTGATTTCATCTTCACCTTTTTTCTGCCCTTCAGCATCGCCTACACTGCCCTGGGCTTTCACTGGCCATTTGGGAAGCTCCTGTGCAAACTGAACAGCACCATTGCCTTCCTCAACATGTTTGCTAGCGTCTTCCTCCTAACAGTGATCAGCATAGACCGGTGCATTTCGGTGATTTGCCCTGTGTGGTCTCATAACCACCGGACACCAAAGTTGGCTTCCAACATTGCCCTGGTCACATGGGTCCTAGCCTTCATCATCAGCTCTCCGTATCTTGTTTTTCGAGACACGGCTACTAATTCGAAGAACGTCACCAGCTGTTACAATAACTTTGCCCTGTCTGATGACTATAAATCTGAGGCGACACGTCGGCTGTGGAGAATGAGGCACAAAGCGATGATCGTAACCAGATTCTTATGTGGGTTTCTCATCCCCTTCACCGTGATCCTTGTCTGCTACAGCATCATTGCCGTCAGGATGAAAAGGAGCCATCTAGCCAGGTCCACTAAGCCTTTCAGGATCATTGTTGCTGTCACAGTGTCTTTTTTCCTCTGCTATTTCCCGTACCATGTCTTCTGCTTGCTGGAAATGTCTAAAAACTCTTCCAATCAGGAGCTGAAAATGGCCCTTTACATAGGGATCCCCTTGGTTTCCAGTCTTGCCTTCTTCAACAGCTGTATCAACCCCATCCTCTATGTCTTTGTGGGGCAGGACTTCAAGGAGAAGTTCCGACAGTCCATCCTCTCCGCCTTCGAGGGGGCCTTCAGTGAGGACTCCATCCTGACCACCCTGGCCAGCAAGAGAAAATCCAGAGCCACTTCTGAAGCAGAAATTCCGGGGGTTTAA